One window of Treponema denticola genomic DNA carries:
- a CDS encoding ABC transporter ATP-binding protein, which produces MNNTEINLAELPLLKIENLSVSFGAKNAPQVLQDFNLDIFEGDKIAVIGETGSGKSVMLLAVLKLLPKNATVQGSAFFKNRNLLNLDRRTLNSIRGKEISYIPQGSGNSLNPLLKVGYQVGEPLIIHYGYSKKNAEAEAVNLLHKFNLGNEKERAVQYPHTYSGGMKQRAMIAMGISAGAHLIFADEPTKGLDSRRLKMVEQAFKLLKEETYVCVTHDLNFAKNISKKLCVMHSSYSVEIGLTEEVFAKPYHPYTEDIIRAMPENGLQYKAKSMYRPVYETGCRYAPNCEYAFEKCKQTPPMIDIEKNRKVRCWKYA; this is translated from the coding sequence ATGAATAATACTGAAATAAACTTAGCTGAGCTTCCTCTTCTCAAAATAGAAAACTTAAGCGTTTCATTCGGTGCAAAGAATGCTCCTCAAGTTCTTCAAGATTTTAATTTAGATATTTTTGAAGGAGACAAAATTGCAGTTATAGGTGAAACAGGGAGCGGAAAAAGCGTTATGCTTTTAGCGGTATTAAAACTTTTACCTAAAAATGCAACGGTACAGGGTTCAGCTTTTTTTAAGAATCGGAATCTGTTAAACCTTGACCGCAGAACTTTAAACTCCATCAGAGGTAAAGAAATATCCTACATTCCTCAAGGCAGCGGAAACTCTTTAAATCCGCTTCTTAAAGTGGGCTATCAAGTCGGAGAGCCTCTTATAATTCACTACGGTTATTCCAAAAAAAATGCGGAAGCAGAAGCCGTAAACCTTTTACATAAATTCAATTTAGGTAATGAAAAAGAACGGGCCGTTCAATATCCTCACACTTACAGCGGCGGAATGAAGCAACGGGCTATGATTGCAATGGGCATTTCCGCAGGAGCTCATTTAATATTTGCCGATGAGCCTACAAAGGGCTTAGACTCAAGGCGGCTTAAAATGGTTGAACAAGCATTTAAACTCTTAAAAGAAGAAACCTATGTTTGCGTTACTCATGACCTTAATTTTGCAAAAAACATAAGCAAAAAACTATGCGTTATGCATTCTTCATATAGTGTAGAAATAGGATTGACCGAAGAAGTATTTGCAAAACCTTATCACCCGTATACCGAAGATATAATAAGGGCGATGCCCGAAAACGGTCTACAATATAAGGCAAAGAGTATGTATCGCCCCGTTTATGAAACAGGATGCAGATATGCACCCAACTGTGAATATGCCTTTGAAAAATGCAAACAAACCCCTCCCATGATAGATATAGAAAAAAACAGGAAAGTAAGGTGCTGGAAATATGCTTGA
- a CDS encoding OmpA family protein, whose protein sequence is MEYRIFKNNILKKLVLFVFVLLFSLLFAQENEKNAEFLFKFKFIDNDAYKVHSVVDENVYVNGKFHHKAQIINRIEVEVSDIETGDGDKTSSALFSCMFMTSEQNSNKTFDWSRNYPSVFRRDEAGFYSIGDEYFMPVVRNVPTFPKHPVKPGDIWTGEGFEAHDFRDAFGIEKPFTFPFKVEYQYIGIAEIDGQIYRHITASYNLNHVVPQEVLKNYKGEIDVPVKILGKSRQNLYWDEERGNLFCYNEEFSIKMLLYSGYTYSFIGNAKAEVIEIKKIDTATEEEIKKSVEDLNLENTTIEKTDEGLTISIENIQFLPDSAILRESEKEKLKQIGEILSKFPDREFLISGHTALAGTEEERQALSEERAAAVANYLIDLGVQKREHVYTRGFGARRPVAANNSPENMAKNRRVEITILDK, encoded by the coding sequence GTGGAATACCGTATTTTTAAGAATAATATTTTAAAAAAACTTGTTTTGTTCGTGTTTGTTTTGCTTTTTTCTCTTCTTTTTGCTCAAGAGAATGAGAAAAACGCTGAATTTCTCTTTAAATTCAAATTTATTGACAATGATGCCTATAAAGTTCACTCCGTTGTAGATGAAAATGTCTATGTAAACGGAAAATTTCATCATAAAGCCCAAATTATCAATAGAATTGAGGTAGAAGTCTCGGATATAGAAACCGGAGACGGCGATAAAACCTCTTCAGCCCTTTTTTCGTGTATGTTTATGACCAGTGAGCAAAATTCCAACAAAACATTTGACTGGTCCCGAAATTACCCGAGTGTTTTTAGGCGGGATGAAGCCGGCTTTTACTCTATAGGCGATGAATATTTTATGCCTGTGGTACGGAATGTGCCGACATTTCCAAAACATCCTGTTAAACCCGGTGATATTTGGACAGGAGAAGGCTTCGAGGCCCATGATTTTCGGGATGCCTTCGGGATTGAAAAACCTTTTACCTTTCCGTTTAAGGTTGAGTATCAATACATAGGCATTGCAGAAATAGACGGTCAAATCTACCGCCACATAACCGCAAGTTATAACTTAAACCATGTTGTACCTCAAGAAGTTCTTAAAAATTATAAAGGCGAAATAGATGTGCCTGTCAAAATTTTGGGAAAATCGAGACAAAATCTATATTGGGATGAAGAAAGAGGAAACCTCTTTTGTTATAATGAAGAATTTAGCATTAAAATGCTCCTTTATTCAGGTTATACATACTCTTTTATAGGAAACGCAAAGGCTGAAGTTATCGAAATAAAAAAGATTGATACCGCAACTGAAGAAGAAATAAAAAAGAGTGTTGAAGATCTAAATCTTGAAAATACTACTATTGAAAAAACCGATGAGGGCTTGACAATCAGTATAGAAAATATCCAGTTTTTGCCCGATTCTGCAATTTTAAGAGAAAGCGAAAAAGAAAAGTTAAAACAAATAGGCGAAATTCTTTCAAAATTTCCCGATAGGGAATTTTTGATTTCAGGGCATACAGCCTTAGCCGGTACCGAAGAAGAAAGACAAGCTCTTTCTGAGGAAAGGGCCGCAGCCGTAGCCAATTATCTTATTGACTTGGGCGTTCAAAAAAGAGAACACGTCTACACCCGCGGTTTTGGTGCCCGACGTCCCGTTGCCGCCAATAATTCACCTGAGAATATGGCTAAAAACAGAAGAGTCGAAATAACTATTTTAGATAAGTAA
- a CDS encoding helix-turn-helix transcriptional regulator produces MRSERLFEIVFILLNRKQTTAQELAKKFGVSVRTIYRDMDILSSAGIPVYTMQGTGGGIFIDESYTINKSILTKGEQEKILLALQCLSPIDEIHTESILNRLSAIFQKNADWIRIDYSRWDNKNDHHLFKTLKDAILERRAVKLEYLSSYGEKTERTVYPLRLLYKSKAWYAECYCTEKNACRLFRLTRILSIIKTLKTFNRADLLGKIPDDKKAAPPPLTNIKLKCTAKTAYRLYDEFPPELIAKNSDGSYTLNAALPFDSWVCGFILSLGTEVEILEPENLKTEIAQLAEEIMKKHRKV; encoded by the coding sequence ATGCGCTCGGAAAGACTTTTTGAAATCGTATTTATCCTTCTCAATCGGAAGCAGACAACTGCACAAGAACTTGCAAAAAAATTCGGCGTATCGGTTCGTACTATTTACCGCGACATGGATATTTTAAGCAGTGCAGGAATCCCCGTGTATACGATGCAGGGTACCGGCGGAGGTATTTTTATCGATGAAAGCTACACAATCAATAAATCAATTTTGACAAAAGGAGAGCAGGAGAAAATACTGCTTGCTTTGCAATGCCTTTCACCAATCGATGAGATACACACCGAATCTATCTTAAACCGCTTATCTGCAATCTTTCAAAAAAATGCCGATTGGATCAGGATTGATTATTCCCGCTGGGACAACAAAAACGATCATCACCTTTTTAAAACGCTTAAAGATGCAATTTTAGAAAGAAGAGCCGTCAAGCTGGAATATCTCAGCTCATACGGAGAAAAAACGGAACGAACCGTCTACCCCTTACGTCTTTTGTATAAATCGAAGGCTTGGTATGCCGAATGCTATTGTACAGAAAAAAACGCATGCAGACTTTTTAGATTAACCCGTATACTTTCTATTATAAAGACTTTAAAAACATTTAACCGTGCAGACCTGCTCGGCAAAATACCTGACGATAAAAAAGCGGCACCGCCTCCCCTTACAAACATTAAATTAAAATGCACTGCTAAAACCGCCTACAGACTCTACGATGAATTTCCTCCTGAACTTATCGCAAAAAATTCCGACGGCTCATATACCCTGAATGCAGCTCTCCCCTTTGATTCGTGGGTCTGCGGTTTTATCTTGTCGCTCGGCACCGAAGTAGAAATCCTTGAACCGGAAAACTTAAAAACCGAAATCGCCCAACTTGCAGAAGAAATTATGAAAAAGCATAGAAAAGTTTAA
- a CDS encoding ClbS/DfsB family four-helix bundle protein, whose product MPRPTTKEDLIFASNEQFEKLWNLIDGMTEKERTADINPNERDKNVRDVLVHLYEWHCLLLNWIKSNTKGKPAAFLPEPYNWKTYPEMNVEFWKKHQGTPYADAEKMLKKTHKEVMKLIKTFSNDELFSKKYFDWTGTTTLGSYCVSATSSHYDWAIKDIKKALKKYRAR is encoded by the coding sequence ATGCCGAGACCTACAACAAAAGAAGATTTGATTTTTGCTTCAAATGAACAGTTTGAAAAACTGTGGAACTTAATTGACGGTATGACCGAAAAAGAAAGAACTGCCGATATAAATCCGAACGAGCGCGATAAAAATGTACGCGATGTGTTGGTTCATCTTTATGAATGGCACTGTCTTTTATTGAATTGGATAAAATCCAACACAAAAGGAAAACCGGCAGCCTTTTTGCCTGAACCTTACAACTGGAAAACTTATCCTGAAATGAATGTTGAGTTTTGGAAAAAACATCAAGGCACCCCTTATGCCGACGCCGAAAAAATGCTTAAAAAAACTCATAAAGAAGTTATGAAACTAATCAAAACTTTTTCCAATGATGAACTTTTTTCAAAAAAATATTTTGACTGGACCGGTACAACCACTCTCGGAAGTTACTGTGTGTCTGCAACTTCCAGTCATTATGACTGGGCAATCAAGGATATAAAAAAAGCATTGAAAAAATATAGAGCACGATAA
- a CDS encoding ABC transporter permease has product MYLVGQEEYYYLLDQYPAELEALKLKFGLDDSLWVQYKKYLKCIATLDFGRAYSNHQPVSQNVLRAAKSTLLLSIPTWILGGILGAVLGTLAGWRTKGIFDRITTPFFLFVNTIPSNCIGLIFLIIFSYKLKIFPINGMVGPGLSGMERFWSLLNHMALPLIILVLSRTAGNFMLMKSSVSQICNEDYLITAESKGLEDKKVLFRHVLCNALLPYSTSLSIQLGWLLSGAMIVEVIFGWKGMGSLMFDAVSRRDFPTAQLCFLISAVSVVAANWISDIVNIIIDPRVRDEQ; this is encoded by the coding sequence ATGTATTTGGTCGGGCAAGAAGAATACTATTATCTTTTGGATCAATACCCCGCCGAACTTGAAGCATTAAAACTGAAATTCGGACTTGATGATTCGTTATGGGTGCAATATAAAAAATATTTAAAATGTATTGCGACGCTCGATTTCGGGCGGGCATATTCGAATCATCAACCCGTTTCACAAAATGTTTTGCGGGCGGCAAAAAGCACTTTACTGCTTTCTATCCCCACGTGGATTTTAGGCGGAATTTTAGGGGCGGTTTTAGGAACCCTTGCAGGGTGGCGGACAAAAGGAATTTTCGACCGCATTACGACTCCGTTTTTTTTGTTTGTAAACACAATTCCATCAAACTGCATAGGCTTGATTTTTCTCATTATATTTTCGTACAAACTTAAAATATTTCCTATAAACGGAATGGTAGGCCCCGGTCTTTCGGGGATGGAACGGTTTTGGAGTTTATTAAACCATATGGCATTACCGCTTATCATTTTAGTTCTTTCGCGTACGGCAGGAAATTTTATGCTTATGAAAAGCTCCGTCTCTCAAATCTGTAACGAAGATTATTTAATAACTGCGGAATCAAAAGGATTGGAAGATAAAAAAGTTTTATTCCGCCACGTTTTATGCAACGCACTGCTTCCATATTCAACATCTCTTTCAATTCAGCTGGGTTGGCTCTTATCGGGAGCGATGATAGTTGAAGTTATTTTCGGCTGGAAAGGAATGGGTTCCCTTATGTTTGACGCGGTAAGCAGGCGCGATTTTCCGACAGCTCAACTGTGTTTTTTAATTTCGGCGGTAAGCGTTGTCGCTGCAAACTGGATCAGCGATATTGTCAATATCATAATAGACCCGCGTGTAAGGGATGAGCAATGA
- a CDS encoding SPL family radical SAM protein: protein MHFVQAKGILSAKNGMNLYRGCTHGCIYCDSRSECYQIKHMFEDIEIKENAIELLESTLRRKRNKCMIGTGSMTDPYMPLEEKIGMTRKAIETVYRYGFGFTVITKSSLILRDLELLRAVNKKAKCVVQMTLTTYNDSLCKILEPNVAVTSERFAVLKKLRDAGIPTVVWLTPILPFINDTIENIEGILQYCIEAKVFGIICFGMGLTLRDGSREYFYKNLDAAFPGLKEKYIQRYGNNYSVISPHNARLMNLFHTRCKENGIEYTPDTIFSYLTAFEGQRKDAQPKLF, encoded by the coding sequence ATGCACTTTGTTCAAGCGAAAGGAATTTTATCAGCTAAAAACGGAATGAACTTGTACCGCGGCTGTACGCACGGGTGTATTTACTGCGATTCAAGAAGTGAATGTTACCAAATAAAACATATGTTTGAAGATATTGAAATAAAAGAAAATGCAATAGAATTGCTTGAAAGCACCTTGCGTCGAAAACGAAACAAATGTATGATCGGTACCGGTTCTATGACCGACCCGTACATGCCGCTTGAAGAAAAAATCGGCATGACGCGGAAAGCGATAGAAACAGTTTACCGATACGGCTTCGGGTTTACGGTAATAACGAAATCGTCGTTGATATTGCGCGACCTCGAACTTTTACGGGCGGTAAACAAAAAGGCAAAATGTGTTGTGCAGATGACGCTGACCACATATAACGATAGTCTGTGCAAAATACTTGAACCGAATGTTGCCGTTACGAGCGAAAGGTTTGCCGTACTAAAAAAACTGCGTGATGCGGGTATTCCTACGGTTGTCTGGCTCACGCCGATTCTCCCGTTTATAAATGATACGATAGAAAACATAGAAGGCATTTTACAGTATTGCATCGAGGCAAAAGTGTTCGGTATCATCTGTTTCGGCATGGGCTTAACGCTCAGGGACGGCAGCCGCGAATATTTTTATAAAAATCTCGACGCGGCTTTTCCGGGGCTAAAAGAAAAATATATACAACGCTATGGAAACAATTATTCCGTTATAAGTCCGCACAATGCACGCTTGATGAATTTGTTCCACACACGGTGCAAGGAAAACGGAATAGAATACACCCCCGATACAATATTTTCTTATTTAACCGCTTTTGAGGGGCAGAGAAAAGACGCACAGCCTAAATTGTTTTGA
- the nifJ gene encoding pyruvate:ferredoxin (flavodoxin) oxidoreductase, producing MSQEKKLVMIDGNTAAGHVAHALSEVIAIYPITPSSPMGEVADEYSARGRENIWGTVPDVVELQSEGGAAGAVHGALTTGALSSTFTASQGLLLMIPNMYKIAGELTSTVFHIAARAVACSALSIFGDHQDVMACRQTGWAMLASNSVQEVMDLAIISHAATLEARVPFLHFFDGFRTSHEIQKIEEVSYDIMRQMVSDELVRAHRKRGLSPENPELRGTAQNPDIYFQGREAVNKYYLATPEIVQKQMDKYAKLTGRQYHLYDYYGAKDAEQIIILMGSGADTVEETVDELNSKGGKYGVLKVRLYRPFSAEHFVKAIPTTVKGIAVLDRCKEAGSLGEPLYEDVRTAIGEMQAAKKCPFTHYPVIIGGRYGLGSKEFTPAMVKGVFDNLEGEKKTNFSVGIEDDITHTSIKYDPNFKLEDKDMHQAMFFGLGSDGTVGANKNSIKIIGEATDNKAQAYFSYDSKKSGGFTISHLRFGKHAIRKPYLITNADFVACHKFSYLETYDMLHSLKKGGTFLLNAPYGKNEIWDNMPVEVQKQIIEKEAKFYVIDAIKIAEKAGMGNRINVVMQTAFFKIFGILPEAEAVDLIKKFIEKSYGKKGPEIVQKNITTIDMALEGVEKVDYPKTATSKLKMHPAITGDAPEFVKNVLGKVAIQKGDDIRVSEMPEDGTFPTATTQYEKRAIAEHVPIWKSDICIQCGQCTMVCPHACIRMKAYDGSLLAKAPQGFKSCDYKGKEFEGAKFTIQVSSEDCTGCGLCVQQCPAKSKENPEIKAINMESFVEHRKQEVASWNFFFNDIPDPDVKKLNLSVPKGIGMKRPLFEFSGACAGCGETPYVKLLSQLFGDRAVIANATGCSSIYGGNLPTTPYTKRCDGRGPAWSNSLFEDAAEFGYGMRLTSDKLAVYAREVAAKVKEKGIAAGVIDKILNNAQEDDAAIEDQRAFVAELKKELAGSKDELAKELDSLTDHFIKRSVWILGGDGWAYDIGYGGLDHVLASGKNINVLVMDTEVYSNTGGQMSKATPIGAVAKFAASGKEVSKKDLGMMAISYGYVYVAHISMGANMSQVIKAFREAESYDGPSIIIAYSHCINHGINMTKGMTNQKEAVSCGLWPLYRYDPRLVEQGKNPFQLDSKEPDFNLADFMYKEVRFKTLKNADPARAQMLLDKAVAKAKRQWQEYKYLADRPF from the coding sequence ATGAGCCAAGAAAAAAAACTTGTAATGATCGACGGTAATACTGCTGCCGGTCACGTTGCCCACGCTTTAAGCGAGGTAATTGCCATTTACCCGATCACACCGTCAAGTCCGATGGGTGAGGTCGCTGATGAATATTCAGCCCGCGGAAGAGAAAATATTTGGGGTACTGTCCCCGATGTTGTTGAGCTTCAATCCGAAGGAGGTGCTGCAGGCGCAGTACACGGAGCCTTGACCACAGGAGCTCTCTCTTCAACTTTTACCGCATCTCAGGGCTTGCTCTTAATGATTCCGAATATGTACAAAATAGCCGGCGAGTTGACCAGCACTGTTTTCCACATTGCTGCCCGAGCCGTAGCTTGCAGTGCTCTTTCAATCTTCGGAGATCATCAGGACGTAATGGCCTGCCGCCAGACAGGTTGGGCTATGTTGGCATCCAACTCGGTACAGGAAGTTATGGACCTTGCCATTATTTCTCATGCAGCCACATTGGAAGCAAGAGTTCCCTTCCTCCACTTCTTTGACGGATTTAGAACTTCTCACGAAATTCAAAAAATTGAAGAAGTTTCTTATGACATTATGCGCCAAATGGTAAGCGACGAGCTTGTTCGAGCTCACCGAAAGCGCGGTTTAAGCCCTGAAAATCCCGAACTTCGCGGAACAGCTCAAAACCCCGATATTTACTTCCAAGGCCGAGAAGCCGTAAATAAATACTATCTTGCTACTCCCGAAATTGTTCAAAAACAAATGGATAAGTATGCAAAGCTTACAGGAAGACAATATCACCTTTATGACTACTACGGAGCAAAAGATGCCGAGCAAATTATAATCCTCATGGGTTCAGGTGCTGATACTGTTGAAGAAACGGTAGATGAACTTAATTCTAAGGGCGGAAAATACGGTGTTCTTAAAGTAAGGCTTTACAGGCCATTCAGCGCCGAACATTTTGTAAAGGCTATTCCTACCACAGTAAAAGGAATTGCAGTTCTCGACAGATGTAAGGAAGCCGGCTCTTTAGGTGAACCCCTCTACGAAGATGTAAGAACAGCTATCGGCGAAATGCAGGCTGCAAAAAAATGCCCCTTTACTCATTATCCCGTTATCATCGGCGGACGCTACGGTCTCGGTTCAAAAGAATTTACACCGGCCATGGTTAAGGGTGTATTCGACAACCTTGAAGGCGAAAAGAAGACCAACTTCTCCGTAGGTATCGAAGATGATATTACACACACCAGCATCAAATATGACCCCAACTTTAAACTTGAAGATAAGGACATGCATCAGGCTATGTTCTTCGGTTTGGGTTCAGACGGTACTGTAGGTGCCAATAAAAACTCTATTAAGATTATCGGTGAAGCTACAGACAATAAGGCGCAAGCCTACTTCTCCTATGACAGTAAAAAGTCGGGAGGTTTTACGATTTCTCACTTGAGATTCGGAAAACACGCAATCCGAAAGCCCTACTTAATTACAAATGCGGACTTCGTTGCATGCCATAAGTTCAGCTATCTTGAAACATACGATATGCTCCACAGCCTTAAAAAAGGCGGAACCTTCCTTTTGAACGCTCCTTACGGAAAGAACGAAATATGGGATAATATGCCAGTTGAGGTTCAAAAGCAGATTATCGAAAAAGAAGCTAAATTCTATGTAATCGATGCTATCAAGATTGCAGAAAAAGCCGGAATGGGCAACCGAATTAACGTTGTTATGCAGACCGCCTTTTTCAAAATCTTCGGAATCTTGCCTGAAGCCGAAGCCGTAGACCTAATCAAAAAATTCATTGAAAAGTCCTACGGAAAAAAAGGTCCGGAAATCGTTCAAAAGAATATTACGACAATAGATATGGCTCTTGAGGGAGTTGAAAAGGTTGATTATCCCAAAACAGCAACAAGCAAGCTCAAGATGCACCCTGCAATCACAGGCGATGCTCCCGAATTCGTAAAGAATGTTTTGGGCAAGGTTGCAATCCAAAAAGGTGATGATATAAGAGTTAGCGAAATGCCCGAAGACGGAACCTTCCCGACAGCTACCACTCAATACGAAAAGAGAGCTATCGCAGAACATGTTCCGATTTGGAAGAGCGATATCTGTATTCAGTGCGGTCAGTGTACAATGGTTTGTCCCCATGCCTGTATCCGAATGAAGGCTTATGACGGCTCGCTCTTGGCAAAGGCGCCTCAGGGCTTTAAATCCTGCGATTATAAGGGTAAGGAATTTGAAGGAGCCAAGTTCACAATTCAAGTTTCTTCAGAAGATTGTACAGGCTGCGGTCTTTGCGTTCAGCAGTGTCCTGCAAAGTCCAAGGAAAATCCTGAAATTAAAGCCATCAATATGGAAAGCTTTGTTGAACACAGAAAGCAGGAAGTTGCAAGTTGGAACTTCTTCTTTAACGATATTCCTGATCCTGATGTAAAGAAGCTTAATTTAAGCGTTCCCAAGGGTATCGGTATGAAGAGACCTCTCTTCGAGTTCTCAGGTGCATGTGCAGGCTGCGGTGAAACACCTTATGTAAAGCTTCTTTCACAGCTCTTCGGAGACAGAGCCGTTATTGCAAACGCAACAGGCTGTTCTTCAATCTATGGAGGAAACCTGCCCACAACACCCTATACAAAACGATGTGACGGAAGAGGCCCGGCTTGGTCTAACTCCTTGTTTGAGGACGCAGCGGAATTCGGTTACGGTATGAGGTTGACAAGCGATAAACTCGCAGTTTATGCCCGCGAAGTTGCCGCTAAGGTAAAAGAAAAGGGTATTGCAGCAGGCGTAATCGACAAGATTCTCAATAACGCTCAAGAAGATGATGCAGCTATTGAAGATCAGAGAGCCTTTGTTGCAGAGCTTAAAAAAGAGTTAGCAGGTTCAAAAGATGAATTGGCTAAAGAGCTGGATTCTTTAACCGACCACTTTATCAAGCGCTCCGTTTGGATCCTCGGAGGAGACGGATGGGCCTACGATATCGGATACGGCGGTTTGGACCATGTTCTTGCTTCCGGTAAAAACATCAATGTTCTTGTAATGGATACTGAAGTTTACTCGAATACCGGCGGACAGATGTCAAAAGCTACACCTATCGGTGCAGTTGCAAAATTTGCCGCTTCAGGTAAGGAAGTAAGCAAAAAAGACTTAGGTATGATGGCGATAAGTTACGGCTATGTCTATGTCGCTCATATTTCTATGGGTGCAAACATGAGTCAGGTAATCAAAGCCTTCCGCGAAGCCGAAAGCTATGACGGACCTTCGATTATCATCGCTTACAGTCATTGTATCAACCACGGTATCAACATGACAAAGGGTATGACAAACCAAAAAGAAGCTGTTTCTTGCGGTTTATGGCCCTTGTACAGATACGATCCGAGACTTGTCGAGCAGGGTAAAAACCCCTTCCAGCTTGACAGCAAGGAACCGGACTTTAATCTTGCCGACTTTATGTACAAAGAAGTCCGCTTCAAGACCTTAAAGAACGCCGATCCTGCAAGAGCTCAAATGCTCTTGGATAAGGCTGTTGCTAAGGCTAAGAGGCAGTGGCAGGAATACAAGTATTTGGCTGATAGGCCCTTCTAA
- a CDS encoding ABC transporter ATP-binding protein, which yields MLELKNISKTYKNARKKDFEAIKNISFYINKKETVGLIGDSGSGKTTIGQIITGLIKPSKGEMFFENLPLKYPVKRETRRKIQILFQHPEISFNPKLHIIESLKEPYRIYLKEKGTEKIIRDIKELGLREEHLYRYPRELSGGELQRLALARILSITPQLIVLDEPTGMLDSVSQAQIIHLLKEYQNTHQSSYLFISHDKILAEQFCDRLLYINEGRLDCE from the coding sequence ATGCTTGAACTTAAAAACATTTCTAAAACATATAAAAATGCCCGCAAAAAAGATTTTGAAGCAATCAAAAATATCAGTTTTTACATAAATAAAAAAGAAACCGTCGGCTTGATCGGGGACAGCGGAAGCGGTAAAACAACTATCGGACAAATTATAACCGGTTTAATAAAGCCGTCAAAAGGAGAAATGTTTTTTGAAAACCTTCCGCTCAAATATCCCGTTAAACGGGAAACAAGACGCAAAATTCAAATCCTTTTTCAGCATCCAGAAATATCTTTTAACCCCAAACTGCACATCATAGAGAGCCTAAAAGAACCGTACCGTATTTATTTAAAAGAAAAAGGAACGGAGAAAATTATTCGGGATATAAAAGAATTGGGCTTAAGGGAAGAACATCTTTACCGCTACCCGAGGGAATTGAGCGGCGGAGAATTACAGCGTTTGGCTTTAGCAAGGATTCTTTCCATTACACCTCAACTGATTGTCTTAGATGAGCCGACGGGAATGTTGGACAGCGTAAGCCAAGCACAAATTATCCATTTGTTAAAAGAATATCAAAATACACATCAATCAAGCTATCTTTTTATCAGTCACGATAAAATTTTAGCGGAACAATTTTGTGACAGGCTCCTTTATATAAATGAAGGCCGGCTGGACTGTGAATAA
- a CDS encoding ABC transporter permease, with the protein MTQFLNIKKMPYSFKAGLMIVLTAAIIAIFAPFIAPYDPYEMGNIYEKPCLDHLLGTNDVGQDILSELVYGARVSLFVGFFAAITITGIGVVFALLSGYYGGIIDRLITVLTNIAMSVPGLPLTVLLVAFMKPGKWNLIIAMSITSWTGTARILRAKTKEIAEQPFIKIEKALGVPDFVIMFKHILPNLKDIILIRGVLSVSAAMVTESGLSFLGLGTYGEKSWGAILRYAFFRHSILRGQIWWYLPPIICISVTVLGFMLIGYYGTKNE; encoded by the coding sequence ATGACACAATTTTTAAATATAAAAAAAATGCCGTATTCTTTTAAGGCAGGGCTTATGATTGTTTTGACGGCAGCTATTATTGCAATTTTCGCACCCTTTATCGCTCCGTATGATCCGTATGAAATGGGAAATATTTATGAAAAGCCTTGTCTTGATCACCTTTTAGGGACGAATGATGTCGGACAGGATATTTTAAGCGAGCTGGTGTACGGTGCTCGGGTTTCCCTTTTTGTAGGTTTTTTTGCGGCAATTACTATTACCGGTATCGGTGTTGTTTTTGCCCTGCTTTCAGGATATTACGGCGGTATTATCGATAGACTTATAACAGTGCTTACCAATATTGCAATGTCTGTTCCTGGGCTGCCTTTGACGGTCTTGTTGGTGGCGTTTATGAAACCCGGAAAATGGAACTTGATTATCGCTATGAGCATTACTTCTTGGACGGGAACCGCACGAATCCTGCGTGCAAAAACAAAAGAAATTGCGGAACAGCCTTTTATAAAAATAGAAAAAGCCTTGGGAGTCCCCGATTTTGTCATTATGTTTAAACACATCTTGCCGAACCTTAAAGATATAATACTTATACGCGGCGTACTTTCCGTTTCGGCAGCGATGGTAACGGAATCGGGTTTAAGTTTTTTAGGGCTAGGAACCTACGGCGAAAAATCATGGGGAGCAATTTTGCGGTACGCTTTTTTTAGACACAGTATTTTGCGCGGACAAATATGGTGGTACCTGCCTCCTATTATCTGTATCTCGGTTACCGTTTTAGGTTTTATGCTTATAGGATATTACGGCACAAAAAATGAATAA
- a CDS encoding FitA-like ribbon-helix-helix domain-containing protein: MAILQVRDMDDRLYDRLKFAAKRDNRSISQQVITILQDYFTSAPVKTKNATEEFLKLAGSWEDLRSTEEIIDDIRDSRIVL; encoded by the coding sequence ATGGCAATTTTACAAGTCCGTGATATGGATGATCGTTTATATGATAGATTAAAATTCGCAGCAAAACGAGATAACCGCTCAATCAGTCAGCAAGTTATTACAATTTTACAAGATTATTTTACTTCTGCTCCCGTAAAAACAAAAAATGCTACAGAGGAATTTTTAAAACTTGCAGGCTCATGGGAAGATTTGAGAAGCACAGAAGAAATTATCGACGATATAAGAGATTCCCGTATTGTTCTATAA